Proteins co-encoded in one Oreochromis aureus strain Israel breed Guangdong linkage group 3, ZZ_aureus, whole genome shotgun sequence genomic window:
- the LOC120438175 gene encoding polymeric immunoglobulin receptor-like, protein MKILHFLFFCFFSDPARLVKAKHNIWSAAERANGTLSCNLFLSGSTKFFCKEKCERAEDTLIKTDGSTAQSGRFSIKYEDGASGSGTLLLFFTHLIKSDSGMYRCALGSSSVPDSYYDFEVRVSNDLDKNAGFYRTETEGEKITMACSNNTYGQRKFVCKNQCKNEGEILIDTTNNKSVNGRYKIEYRPGSMYGLYMNIRKLTKSDTGWYLCGYGNPLSPDSYAREYVLVIDDTNPVISTPQGTE, encoded by the exons ATGAAAATCCtccattttctatttttctgcttcttttcag ATCCAGCTCGGCTCGTCAAGGCAAAACATAATATCTGGTCTGCTGCTGAAAGAGCAAATGGTACACTTAGCTGCAACTTATTTTTGTCTGGAAGCACAAAGTTTTTCTGCAAGGAAAAATGTGAGCGAGCAGAAGATACCCTCATTAAAACAGATGGAAGCACAGCTCAGAGTGGGAGATTCAGCATTAAATATGAAGATGGAGCTTCAGGAAGTGGAACTTTGCTTTTGTTCTTCACACACCTGATCAAGTCTGACTCAGGAATGTACAGGTGTGCTTTGGGAAGCTCTTCTGTTCCAGATTCTTACTATGACTTTGAGGTCAGAGTTTCAAATG ATCTGGATAAAAATGCTGGTTTTTATCGCACCGAaactgaaggagaaaaaatcaCAATGGCATGTTCCAACAACACATATGGACAGAGGAAGTTCGTATGTAAGAATCAGTGTAAGAATGAAGGGGAGATCCTCATTGACACAACTAATAACAAATCTGTGAATGGCAGATATAAAATTGAATACAGACCAGGATCCATGTATGGACTGTATATGAACATCAGAAAGCTGACCAAGTCAGACACAGGATGGTACTTGTGTGGTTATGGAAACCCTCTGTCTCCTGATTCATACGCCAGAGAATATGTTCTTGTCATTGATG ATACAAACCCAGTTATTTCCACACCACAAGGAACAGAGTGA
- the LOC116333427 gene encoding uncharacterized protein LOC116333427 has product MICRILLFIILTSCVSGSFVVNVTQTSYQAEENHNITLEWTFTTKPDRSTKTLNIFCELFISNNISVLFHVHEGVEVSESQDAKFSGRVQSDKDALREGRIRLQLSRLRTDDSGLYLCEVNTDYGFSIGRCRLNVTGAKNSKEKYWEKVKNALAGGQIAGIILAGLMVLLGEIVDPKFFINKGVREETTSDADETTVPLQLLADDGSEGCEVTHLEA; this is encoded by the exons ATGATCTGCAGGATCCTGCTGTTCATCATCCTCACCTCATGTGTCTCTG GATCATTTGTAGTCAATGTGACACAGACCTCCTATCAGGCAGAGGAGAACCACAACATCACACTGGAGTGGACCTTCACCACCAAACCTGACAGATCCACCAAAACCCTCAACATCTTTTGTGAACTCTTTATCAGTAATAACATCTCAGTCCTGTTTCATGTTCATGAAGGTGTTGAGGTGTCAGAGTCTCAGGATGCAAAGTTTTCAGGACGAGTCCAGAGTGACAAAGACGCCCTCAGAGAAGGACGAATCAGACTTCAACTGTCCAGACTCAGGACTGATGACTCGGGTCTGTACCTGTGTGAGGTCAACACTGATTATGGCTTCAGTATTGGAAGATGTCGACTCAACGTCACTG GAGCCAAAAATTCAAAGGAGAAGTACTGGGAGAAAGTTAAAAATGCTTTAGCAGGTGGACAGATTGCAGGTATAATACTTGCTGGATTGATGGTCCTATTAGGTGAAATAGTTGACCCTAAATTCTTCATTAACAAAGG AGTAAGAGAAGAGACCACATCAGATGCAGATGAAACAACAGTTCCTCTTCAATTATTG GCAGACGATGGCTCAGAGGGCTGTGAAGTTACACATCTAGAAGCATAA